The Dyella caseinilytica genome has a window encoding:
- a CDS encoding S8 family serine peptidase: MRQQLDPENVPTAWASGGSSTSVQGQGVKVGILDTGVQANNPALSGRISWFQDYVDTSNTTPTDPVGHGTVVAEILGGTANSDGPVDYPFYGGVAPQASLYVARVGDASGSFNMSLIPQAYTDLLNQGVRLFNNSYSVEQSITSQTTGAGSLVAQEQAYFQPAINAGSLLVWAAGNSGNSQPNVEPGLPYLEPSLQKGWLAVVNVIINASGQVVGLDNGAEPSNACGVAAQWCLAAPGNLTFSPVTGTSFSTGAGEGTSFSAPIVTGIAALVWQRFPYFTGNNVQETLLGTATSLGDPSLYGYGLVNAAAAVNGPGALNWGVFDVTIPSGESGTFSNNMSGSGTLQLDGSGSLTLTGTDNFGGVTVNGGDLTITGADTFSGDVAVNGGAFITNNSLTAQAITIAQGASLFASGIVAGNISNAGTLNSVPPSSSPSLQIQGNYSASSSANTVVQLGSPIKISGQAALNSSTVTVISTSASEMAGMVLQAVGGVAGQFGTLVVQGSVFSSGSLSYTPTEVNVTLSNAQVAGVAAAAMPNVATTQQTAQHIQTALNQTYYPAATASASGSSAFVSAEGQFLNVTSIQQAEASINSLSGQMLVSSQALTFEQGGIVNRSIADRLADLDDAPSQHGVWLQATGANGDIGQSGYATGKYSGGGSVAGYDMAVGDDVTLGVGADWNRLDANYDLQAGSGSSRAFGGMLYGRYNTGAAYISARAGEDWISSSTSRWAILGTNGDAIASDRKDRLTTLYGESGYAMHVSDWTITPFASASFESLDRGHIAEEGAGGFGITAPGDTFNQTSGQLGARLAYQWNWQGGQTTLQGYALYQRVLSGSNLSFTAAYAGAPAASFQLEGVNSPRNSGWAGVEVTTQTASRWIWFVDLSGEFTGGRTDAGMISAGARFRF; encoded by the coding sequence TTGCGTCAGCAGTTGGATCCGGAAAATGTGCCGACAGCATGGGCTTCGGGTGGATCTTCCACCAGCGTGCAGGGGCAGGGTGTGAAGGTGGGTATCCTCGATACCGGCGTGCAAGCGAACAATCCGGCATTGAGCGGTCGTATCAGTTGGTTCCAGGATTATGTGGATACCTCGAACACTACGCCTACCGATCCGGTGGGACACGGTACGGTGGTGGCGGAAATCCTGGGTGGCACCGCTAATTCGGATGGTCCTGTCGACTATCCGTTCTATGGCGGCGTTGCGCCGCAAGCGTCGCTTTATGTCGCGCGCGTGGGCGATGCTTCAGGCAGTTTCAACATGAGCTTGATACCACAGGCGTATACGGATCTGCTTAATCAGGGCGTGCGACTGTTCAACAACTCGTACAGTGTCGAGCAATCCATCACTTCGCAGACTACCGGCGCGGGCAGCTTGGTTGCGCAGGAGCAGGCGTATTTTCAGCCTGCGATCAATGCAGGAAGCCTGCTGGTTTGGGCGGCAGGCAATAGTGGCAACAGCCAGCCGAATGTGGAGCCGGGACTGCCCTATCTCGAGCCGTCGCTGCAGAAAGGCTGGCTGGCGGTGGTCAATGTGATCATCAATGCGTCCGGTCAGGTGGTTGGTCTGGACAATGGTGCGGAACCGTCGAACGCATGCGGTGTTGCCGCGCAGTGGTGTCTTGCAGCGCCCGGCAACCTTACTTTCTCACCGGTAACGGGAACATCGTTTTCCACCGGTGCGGGTGAAGGGACGTCGTTCTCGGCGCCAATCGTGACGGGTATTGCCGCGCTGGTCTGGCAACGTTTTCCCTATTTCACCGGCAACAATGTGCAGGAAACCTTGCTTGGTACGGCCACTTCGCTCGGCGATCCATCGTTATATGGCTACGGTCTGGTGAATGCCGCAGCGGCGGTGAATGGGCCGGGCGCGCTGAACTGGGGTGTCTTCGACGTCACGATCCCCAGTGGTGAATCCGGTACGTTTTCCAACAACATGAGTGGCAGCGGCACACTGCAATTGGACGGCAGCGGCAGCCTCACGTTGACCGGTACGGATAATTTCGGCGGTGTCACTGTCAATGGTGGCGATCTGACGATCACAGGTGCTGATACGTTCTCGGGTGATGTCGCGGTCAATGGTGGTGCGTTTATCACGAACAATTCGTTGACTGCGCAGGCGATCACGATTGCGCAAGGCGCCTCCCTGTTCGCGTCGGGGATTGTTGCCGGAAACATCTCCAATGCCGGAACGCTCAACAGTGTTCCGCCGTCTTCATCGCCATCGCTGCAGATTCAAGGCAACTACTCGGCATCGTCATCCGCCAATACCGTGGTGCAACTGGGTTCACCGATCAAGATATCCGGACAGGCGGCACTCAACAGTTCAACCGTTACCGTGATTAGTACGAGCGCCAGTGAAATGGCAGGCATGGTGTTGCAGGCGGTCGGTGGCGTGGCTGGTCAATTCGGTACGCTGGTGGTGCAGGGAAGCGTGTTCAGCAGCGGCTCGCTGAGCTACACACCGACCGAAGTGAATGTTACGCTATCCAATGCGCAGGTTGCCGGAGTAGCGGCTGCAGCGATGCCAAATGTCGCCACCACGCAGCAGACGGCGCAGCACATCCAGACGGCGTTGAACCAGACCTATTATCCGGCTGCTACGGCCAGTGCGTCGGGCAGTTCTGCATTCGTGAGCGCCGAAGGTCAGTTCTTGAACGTCACATCGATCCAGCAAGCGGAAGCGTCGATCAATTCGCTTTCCGGCCAGATGCTGGTGTCATCGCAGGCGCTGACGTTCGAGCAGGGCGGCATCGTCAACCGTTCGATCGCCGATCGGCTTGCTGATCTGGATGACGCGCCGAGTCAGCACGGCGTTTGGTTGCAAGCTACCGGTGCGAACGGCGATATCGGTCAAAGCGGTTACGCGACCGGCAAATACAGTGGTGGCGGCTCCGTCGCAGGCTATGACATGGCGGTCGGTGATGACGTGACACTTGGTGTCGGCGCGGACTGGAATCGCCTGGATGCCAACTACGATCTGCAGGCGGGCAGCGGCAGTTCGCGTGCATTTGGCGGGATGCTGTACGGCCGTTACAACACGGGAGCGGCCTATATCAGCGCGCGCGCTGGCGAAGACTGGATTTCCAGCAGCACCAGCCGTTGGGCGATTCTCGGAACGAACGGTGATGCAATCGCCAGCGACCGCAAAGATCGGCTCACTACTCTCTATGGTGAAAGCGGCTATGCGATGCATGTATCGGACTGGACGATAACGCCCTTTGCATCCGCCAGCTTCGAAAGCCTCGATCGCGGTCACATCGCGGAAGAAGGTGCCGGCGGATTCGGGATTACCGCTCCGGGGGACACTTTCAATCAAACCAGTGGCCAGCTAGGCGCACGCCTCGCGTATCAATGGAACTGGCAAGGTGGGCAGACCACCTTGCAGGGATATGCTTTGTATCAACGTGTGCTGAGCGGAAGCAATCTGAGTTTTACCGCGGCCTATGCGGGAGCACCGGCTGCAAGCTTTCAGCTGGAAGGCGTGAACTCACCGCGCAATAGTGGATGGGCGGGCGTCGAGGTGACGACGCAAACGGCGAGCAGGTGGATTTGGTTCGTCGATCTAAGTGGCGAATTTACTGGTGGGCGTACCGATGCGGGCATGATCAGTGCGGGAGCACGGTTTCGCTTCTGA